One region of Mucilaginibacter sp. 14171R-50 genomic DNA includes:
- a CDS encoding universal stress protein produces the protein MKTIAVLTDCSTDSAHATRLAFHMARKIKANLLLFSFCGNVIPTPIPVAAQDSEPEPESRLATFGRSMGREHAGRSFAGAYQPKVSLDEQNTDIVDIMTALLDREDICMIVTGTAGAADPVPFLLGDTCKRIIDWAAVPVMVVPPTTQLRNFEKIAFATHLHEEDINSIRHLGHLMDSYAAELMIAHLNCDPLNAAVRQAEEALNRDLYKKLNCGGVYFRSIPDTSTVKDWAWLSANKKTDLLVVVQTPHEQFGRFFKRGQNESVSYHLNLPVMVMPKLP, from the coding sequence ATGAAAACTATTGCGGTATTAACCGATTGCTCTACCGACTCGGCGCACGCAACCCGGTTAGCCTTCCATATGGCCAGAAAAATAAAAGCCAACTTGCTTTTGTTTAGTTTTTGCGGTAACGTGATACCAACCCCTATACCTGTTGCAGCCCAGGATAGCGAACCGGAACCCGAATCGCGCCTGGCAACATTCGGGCGCAGTATGGGGCGGGAACATGCCGGCCGCAGCTTTGCGGGTGCATACCAGCCCAAAGTTAGCCTTGATGAACAGAATACAGATATAGTAGATATCATGACCGCCCTGCTGGACCGCGAAGATATCTGCATGATTGTTACCGGTACGGCAGGAGCCGCCGACCCCGTGCCCTTCCTGCTTGGCGATACATGTAAACGCATCATTGACTGGGCCGCCGTTCCGGTAATGGTGGTGCCGCCCACAACACAGTTGCGTAATTTTGAAAAGATCGCGTTTGCCACCCATCTGCATGAAGAAGACATCAATTCTATTCGGCACCTTGGCCACCTGATGGACAGCTATGCGGCAGAGTTGATGATCGCTCACTTAAACTGCGACCCGTTGAACGCGGCAGTAAGGCAGGCCGAGGAAGCGCTTAACCGCGATCTTTATAAAAAACTCAACTGCGGCGGCGTATATTTCAGGAGCATTCCGGATACCTCTACAGTGAAAGATTGGGCCTGGCTAAGCGCCAATAAAAAAACCGATCTTCTGGTAGTTGTACAAACGCCACATGAACAGTTTGGCCGGTTCTTTAAAAGAGGGCAAAATGAGTCGGTAAGCTATCATCTAAACTTACCGGTTATGGTGATGCCTAAGTTACCCTAA
- a CDS encoding DUF542 domain-containing protein yields MLDISAVAPSFKNDAFIEKFDALKPGQGFVLANDESSEAYYGLLSASRGLDFEWEPLEQGPTQWTARIVKRLLKDDEETIGAIVARDYRKSRELFAHDIDFCCGGDRTLSEALDGDTAAINEILKQWEAIDQCPAEKGIDYQSWSLSLLTNYIGQIHHTFVRTQSSFIADMAFKVGASNSDRYPQINQVAQIFALTGKIFEAQISREEQLLFPYIHQLPGDTLLQRPGDINDNSSVTQLISVLKVQSIDIISHLRQIRALTDNYTAPAYALGTCKILYRLLADYEADALLHLHLKNNILFPKVLQSHQTTVKTT; encoded by the coding sequence ATGTTAGATATCAGTGCTGTTGCACCCAGTTTTAAAAATGACGCCTTTATAGAAAAGTTTGATGCGTTAAAACCCGGACAAGGCTTTGTGCTCGCCAATGATGAAAGCTCAGAGGCTTATTATGGCCTGTTATCAGCATCGCGCGGCCTTGATTTTGAGTGGGAACCGCTGGAACAAGGTCCGACCCAGTGGACAGCAAGGATAGTAAAAAGATTATTAAAAGATGATGAGGAAACTATAGGCGCTATCGTTGCGCGCGATTATCGAAAATCGCGCGAGCTTTTCGCGCATGATATCGATTTTTGCTGCGGGGGCGACAGGACCCTTTCCGAAGCGCTTGACGGAGATACTGCTGCGATAAACGAAATTTTAAAGCAGTGGGAAGCTATCGATCAATGTCCGGCCGAAAAAGGTATAGATTATCAAAGCTGGAGCCTTTCTCTATTGACTAATTATATCGGCCAGATCCATCACACATTTGTGCGCACACAAAGCTCCTTTATTGCCGATATGGCTTTCAAAGTGGGGGCATCAAACAGTGATCGCTACCCACAGATAAACCAAGTTGCACAAATTTTTGCCTTGACCGGGAAAATATTTGAGGCCCAGATCAGCAGAGAGGAGCAGTTGCTTTTCCCGTATATCCATCAGCTTCCCGGAGATACGCTTTTGCAAAGGCCGGGCGATATAAACGATAATTCAAGTGTCACGCAACTTATTTCCGTTTTAAAAGTGCAAAGCATCGATATCATTAGCCACCTGCGGCAAATTCGCGCCCTGACGGACAATTATACCGCCCCGGCTTATGCATTAGGAACATGCAAGATTCTTTATAGGCTCCTAGCCGATTATGAAGCGGATGCTTTACTGCATTTGCACCTTAAAAATAACATTTTGTTTCCTAAAGTGCTCCAATCACACCAAACTACCGTCAAAACGACATAA
- a CDS encoding heavy metal translocating P-type ATPase metal-binding domain-containing protein, translating into MAETHTLVNTLCYHCGDECQTTAYQKDDRQFCCQGCQSVYTILSGAGMCSYYHYNDHPGTTRTRVDKRFDYLSNPEVMAELLDYADERQQAITLYIPHIHCSSCLWLLEQLNRFNPGIHYSRVDFLKKQLIVRYDAGKFTLQQLVELLNDIGYEPLISLQDIIKKQNKASKGNLVQKIAVAGFCFGNVMLLSFPEYFGLSAFEQSFKYFFGWLNVLFSLPVVFYSGRGYFVSAWYNLKNKVLNIDFPLALGIAVLFLRTVVEVATNSGAGFADTLCGLVFFLLVGKFVQQKTYHHISFERDYRSFFPVAVQVIAEGREKALPLSAIQTGHRIVIRHNEIIPADAILLKGEALIDFSFVTGEAVPVNKTLGEIIYAGGRQTGEAIELEVVKAVSQSYLTQLWNNEVFTRKQDNRMKTFSDRVSKYFTIVLIAVAMISLAAWLPFDYRRGIDAFTAVLIVACPCALALSTPFTMAAALSIFDRNLFYLKNTAVVEQLARIDTLVMDKTGTITTGSKSIELNGTLGPKHRRLIYSACANSIHPLSRMICQYFGYPEKGNVTDYCEIAGEGIRATVDGHRLLVGSSKLIFGQSQGEHLTTRVHLMIDGQYLGYFGFNHQYREGLKQVAELADSYTLYLLSGDQDQERGELLAYFLDNEHLFFAQSPQQKLDRIETLQQQGRQVMMLGDGLNDSGALMQSELGVAVTDDVNNFSPGSDAILDGRSFAKIPAFLRFSKDAVNIIHCSFLISLTYNLVGLSYAVSGNLSPLVAAVLMPLSTATIISFTTLATHFMAKRRNLL; encoded by the coding sequence ATGGCCGAAACCCATACGCTGGTTAACACCCTTTGTTACCATTGTGGTGATGAATGTCAGACCACCGCATATCAAAAAGATGACCGACAATTTTGCTGTCAAGGCTGCCAAAGCGTGTACACCATACTTTCAGGGGCGGGCATGTGCAGTTATTATCATTACAACGACCACCCGGGAACAACCCGGACACGGGTAGACAAGCGTTTTGATTATCTGAGTAACCCGGAAGTTATGGCCGAGCTATTGGACTATGCGGATGAACGTCAGCAGGCTATTACACTATACATTCCACACATCCACTGCAGTTCCTGCTTATGGTTGCTTGAACAATTGAACCGCTTTAACCCGGGCATTCATTACTCGCGGGTAGATTTTTTAAAAAAGCAACTGATCGTTCGTTATGACGCGGGAAAATTTACGCTGCAACAATTAGTGGAGCTGTTGAACGATATCGGCTATGAGCCGCTGATCAGTTTACAGGATATAATCAAAAAGCAAAATAAAGCGTCGAAAGGGAATCTGGTTCAAAAGATAGCGGTGGCCGGTTTTTGTTTTGGCAATGTGATGCTGCTCAGTTTTCCGGAATATTTCGGCCTGTCTGCATTTGAACAATCCTTCAAGTATTTTTTTGGCTGGCTAAATGTGCTGTTCAGTTTGCCGGTAGTGTTTTACAGCGGGCGGGGCTATTTTGTTTCGGCCTGGTACAACTTAAAAAACAAGGTACTAAATATCGACTTTCCGTTAGCCCTGGGCATTGCCGTATTGTTTTTACGAACTGTTGTTGAAGTGGCAACAAATAGCGGGGCTGGTTTTGCAGATACACTATGCGGCCTGGTATTCTTCCTGCTGGTAGGTAAATTTGTACAACAAAAAACATATCATCATATCTCTTTTGAGCGGGACTATCGTTCATTCTTTCCGGTTGCGGTGCAGGTTATTGCAGAAGGAAGGGAAAAGGCCTTGCCGCTGTCAGCAATCCAAACCGGTCACCGGATAGTTATCCGTCATAACGAGATCATTCCGGCTGATGCTATTCTGCTCAAAGGAGAAGCACTGATCGACTTCAGTTTTGTGACCGGTGAAGCGGTACCGGTTAACAAAACCTTGGGCGAGATCATCTATGCCGGCGGCAGGCAAACAGGAGAGGCTATCGAGCTTGAAGTAGTAAAGGCCGTCTCTCAAAGTTATCTGACCCAACTTTGGAACAATGAGGTTTTTACCAGGAAGCAAGACAACCGGATGAAAACCTTTAGCGACAGGGTCAGTAAGTATTTTACCATTGTACTCATCGCTGTTGCGATGATATCGTTAGCGGCCTGGCTACCTTTTGACTACAGGCGGGGGATAGATGCTTTTACAGCAGTACTAATTGTAGCTTGCCCCTGTGCGCTGGCGTTAAGTACGCCATTCACCATGGCCGCCGCTTTAAGTATTTTCGACAGGAATTTATTTTATCTGAAAAACACGGCGGTTGTGGAGCAGTTGGCCCGGATCGATACCCTGGTGATGGACAAAACAGGTACCATCACCACCGGCAGCAAAAGCATAGAACTTAACGGAACGTTAGGTCCGAAACACCGGCGGCTGATATACAGTGCTTGCGCTAATTCTATCCATCCCCTTAGCCGGATGATCTGCCAATACTTTGGTTACCCGGAAAAAGGGAACGTTACCGATTATTGTGAGATCGCGGGGGAGGGCATCCGGGCGACGGTAGACGGTCACCGGTTACTGGTGGGCAGCAGTAAATTGATTTTCGGGCAATCGCAGGGTGAACATTTGACAACCCGCGTCCATCTGATGATAGACGGGCAGTACCTGGGATATTTTGGCTTTAACCATCAATACCGGGAAGGGCTGAAACAGGTTGCTGAACTGGCCGATTCTTATACGCTTTATCTCCTGTCAGGAGATCAGGACCAGGAACGGGGCGAACTGCTGGCCTATTTTTTGGATAATGAACACTTGTTCTTTGCTCAGTCACCTCAACAGAAATTAGACCGTATTGAAACTTTACAGCAACAAGGCCGGCAGGTGATGATGCTGGGCGACGGCCTGAATGATTCGGGCGCGCTGATGCAAAGTGAGCTTGGCGTAGCCGTTACCGACGATGTGAATAATTTCTCTCCGGGAAGCGATGCCATCCTGGATGGGCGTTCTTTTGCTAAAATACCGGCGTTTCTGCGCTTCTCAAAAGACGCTGTAAATATTATACATTGTTCTTTCCTTATATCACTTACCTATAATCTGGTGGGCCTTAGTTACGCGGTTTCGGGAAACCTTTCGCCATTGGTAGCGGCGGTATTGATGCCATTAAGCACCGCAACAATTATTTCTTTTACAACGCTGGCGACGCATTTTATGGCAAAAAGAAGAAATTTATTATGA
- a CDS encoding ATP-binding protein: protein MFTADQLPRDNNNNISLTLMKAALDASVSGIIITDNQLPDNPIIYCNGSFERMTGYRRNDIIGHNCRFLQADDRTQPARAKIKEAIANGSNISVEIRNYTRNGQLFWNELYVSPIKSEDGKVTHFIGVQHNVSLRKKAEENLVQEKEQREQKIRERTEALHHSREYLDSIVQTVRESLLVLDPQLKVISANQHFLNTFKVSVLETENKNLYQLGNGQWNIPKLKELLEKILPTNNPVLDFEVEHDFPHIGKKLMLLNANRVELEGEYKDRILLAIEDITERRAIEQRKDDFLSVASHELKTPLTTIKGYIQIIERLLPPESGEKLKDIVKKTAKHTEKLNNLIEELLEVSRIQTGNITLNEEEFDFDKMVAETVDSLQAASAKHHIIVSGHTQIKFIGDESQLSQVVSNFLSNAIKYSPDADKVEVHLAVLNGYIKLSVKDYGLGINAADQKRIYERFFRSTETQKKYPGMGIGLYICEQIIKNHGGSLWVDSEYGQGSTFSFTLPIKQLP from the coding sequence ATGTTTACAGCCGATCAACTACCTCGCGACAATAATAATAATATCAGCCTTACGCTGATGAAAGCCGCCCTTGACGCCAGCGTATCGGGAATCATTATCACCGATAACCAATTGCCGGATAATCCAATCATTTATTGCAACGGGTCATTTGAGCGAATGACTGGCTACCGGCGCAATGACATTATTGGCCACAATTGCCGTTTTTTGCAAGCGGATGACCGTACTCAACCCGCACGGGCTAAAATAAAGGAGGCTATAGCCAATGGCAGCAACATATCTGTAGAGATCAGGAATTACACCCGCAACGGACAATTGTTTTGGAACGAACTTTATGTTTCACCTATTAAAAGCGAAGATGGAAAAGTTACCCATTTTATTGGTGTTCAACATAACGTCAGCCTGCGCAAAAAAGCGGAAGAGAACCTTGTACAGGAAAAGGAACAACGCGAGCAGAAGATTAGGGAACGTACAGAGGCCCTGCATCATAGCCGGGAATATCTCGATAGTATCGTTCAAACGGTAAGGGAAAGCCTGCTGGTACTCGACCCCCAATTAAAGGTTATCAGTGCCAACCAGCATTTTTTGAACACTTTTAAAGTCAGTGTCCTGGAAACGGAGAACAAGAACCTTTACCAACTGGGGAATGGGCAATGGAATATTCCAAAACTTAAGGAGTTGCTCGAAAAGATACTTCCTACAAATAACCCGGTGTTAGACTTCGAGGTGGAGCACGATTTTCCGCATATAGGTAAAAAACTTATGCTGCTTAACGCCAATCGCGTTGAACTTGAAGGAGAATATAAGGACCGTATTCTGTTGGCTATCGAAGATATAACGGAGCGCCGGGCGATTGAACAGCGTAAGGATGATTTCCTTTCGGTAGCCAGCCACGAACTAAAAACACCATTGACCACTATTAAAGGTTACATCCAGATAATAGAGCGGTTGCTTCCTCCCGAGTCGGGTGAAAAACTGAAAGATATTGTTAAAAAAACCGCTAAACACACCGAAAAGCTAAATAATTTGATTGAGGAGCTGCTGGAAGTTTCAAGAATTCAAACCGGGAATATCACGCTAAACGAGGAAGAGTTTGATTTTGACAAGATGGTTGCCGAAACGGTAGACAGTTTGCAGGCTGCATCTGCCAAACACCATATCATAGTTTCAGGGCATACGCAGATAAAATTCATCGGCGATGAATCGCAACTGAGCCAGGTAGTTAGTAATTTTTTATCAAACGCGATCAAATATTCGCCCGACGCAGATAAAGTGGAAGTACACCTGGCGGTGTTAAACGGATACATCAAATTATCTGTTAAAGATTACGGCCTGGGCATTAACGCTGCCGACCAAAAAAGAATATACGAGCGTTTCTTCCGGTCAACCGAAACGCAAAAAAAATACCCTGGAATGGGTATCGGTCTATATATCTGCGAACAGATCATTAAAAATCACGGCGGAAGCCTTTGGGTGGATAGTGAATACGGGCAGGGCTCTACCTTTAGTTTTACCTTGCCGATAAAACAATTACCATGA
- a CDS encoding PleD family two-component system response regulator yields the protein MKKKILICDDDQGILEMLEIVFNEDKYEVLTEGNSLRVFECIKNFRPDLLILDLWMPVLSGDQITQKIKSQPDDAHMPVLIMSASRDGGEIAKNAGANAYIAKPFNVNEFVDLVDKLNSEAIA from the coding sequence ATGAAAAAAAAGATACTGATCTGTGATGATGACCAGGGCATCCTGGAAATGCTTGAAATTGTGTTTAATGAAGACAAATATGAAGTACTTACAGAAGGTAATAGCCTCAGGGTATTTGAATGCATCAAGAACTTCCGGCCTGATCTGCTGATTCTGGACCTATGGATGCCAGTGTTGTCAGGAGATCAGATCACCCAAAAAATAAAAAGTCAACCTGACGACGCACATATGCCGGTGTTGATTATGTCTGCAAGCAGGGATGGCGGAGAGATAGCGAAGAATGCCGGTGCCAATGCCTATATAGCCAAGCCTTTTAATGTAAATGAATTTGTAGACCTGGTAGATAAGCTGAACAGCGAAGCAATTGCCTAA
- a CDS encoding ParA family protein, translated as MAKIITIAHQKGGVGKSTLALNLALCFKDQLSVALVDSDLQGSLYHAREDFPDLEILAAEKVSDIPKLGYDLIIIDTPPYLSNKLTDLFLISDFVLVPTKAGFFDVMAIRATLALIRFAQAKKPALKAGIALNMIKYRSGVTKDVSELLQDMGTPLLKTMIHDRVSITRSAITAGILSGTDLKAKEEFTSLAEEVVDYISA; from the coding sequence ATGGCAAAGATTATAACCATCGCCCATCAAAAAGGCGGCGTAGGAAAAAGCACATTGGCATTGAACCTGGCATTGTGTTTTAAAGACCAATTGAGTGTCGCGTTAGTGGACTCGGATTTACAGGGCAGCTTATATCATGCACGGGAAGATTTCCCCGACCTTGAAATCCTGGCTGCGGAAAAAGTAAGTGATATCCCAAAATTGGGATATGATCTGATTATCATTGACACGCCTCCTTACTTATCCAATAAATTGACCGACCTGTTTTTGATATCAGATTTTGTCCTGGTTCCGACAAAAGCCGGATTCTTCGACGTCATGGCGATCCGAGCAACATTGGCATTGATCAGATTTGCGCAGGCAAAGAAGCCTGCATTAAAAGCAGGGATAGCGCTTAACATGATCAAATACCGATCCGGTGTTACAAAGGATGTTTCTGAACTATTGCAGGATATGGGTACGCCGCTGTTAAAGACAATGATTCACGACCGGGTAAGCATAACGCGGAGTGCGATCACTGCCGGAATATTATCAGGTACTGATTTGAAAGCAAAGGAAGAATTTACGTCCCTTGCAGAGGAAGTGGTCGATTACATAAGTGCATAA
- the ccoS gene encoding cbb3-type cytochrome oxidase assembly protein CcoS yields MNIIYLLIGCSVLLALIFLAAFFWAQRSGQHDDLYTPSIRILLDDENEPVNKK; encoded by the coding sequence ATGAATATAATCTACCTGCTTATTGGCTGTAGCGTATTGCTGGCGCTGATCTTCCTTGCTGCCTTCTTCTGGGCACAACGCAGCGGTCAGCATGACGACCTGTATACGCCATCCATACGGATACTGCTGGACGACGAAAATGAACCGGTAAATAAAAAATGA
- a CDS encoding pyridoxamine 5'-phosphate oxidase family protein yields MLGKLNDAEIEHLLKEQVVGRVACQSKGEIYLVPINYVYRDGYIYGHSGEGKKIRMMRDNPHVCFEIDDIQNVFQWKSVIAKGVYEEITDVDEKQQAMQGIIHRIMPLVTKPEGHPSHGITEKDSDVGTLVELVVYRIRLEEITGRFEKS; encoded by the coding sequence ATGTTAGGAAAACTTAATGATGCGGAAATTGAACACTTGCTGAAGGAACAAGTAGTTGGCAGGGTGGCTTGTCAGAGTAAAGGCGAGATATACCTGGTACCTATTAATTATGTTTATCGCGACGGGTACATTTACGGGCATTCCGGCGAAGGCAAAAAGATCAGGATGATGCGTGATAACCCGCATGTTTGTTTTGAGATCGATGATATTCAAAATGTATTTCAATGGAAAAGTGTGATTGCAAAAGGGGTTTATGAAGAGATAACTGATGTGGATGAAAAACAGCAGGCTATGCAAGGTATCATCCACAGGATCATGCCCCTGGTGACCAAACCGGAAGGGCATCCCTCACATGGCATTACAGAAAAGGACAGCGACGTAGGCACCCTGGTGGAGTTGGTGGTTTACCGGATCAGGCTGGAAGAAATAACCGGGCGTTTCGAAAAAAGTTAG